A region from the Thermodesulfobacteriota bacterium genome encodes:
- a CDS encoding caspase family protein → MFRFMSLLRFLTVGFWIIPILSITPVSASEKLAPAGSKQVPEIFVQLGHSQRINTVAFSSDGRYALSGEGKMIKIWDVITGREIRTLVGHDATIRHVGISPDGKSIISIDGDIGRNTLKIWDINTGKEIETIPLSQPNIVYSLSKDNKYVLTANPVKDDEINLLDAITGNRIKTFQNRERNVTNNITLSRNNKYAASIYENGLVKIWDASSGKLLREIRGAQKIKIQGEEPIDITDDGRFVIFPEYDNNLNQELKLFDYKSGKLIRNIHKYGKNDPAFAMFSPDGKHILWAENNQKVERYVLHLEETTTGRKAWSSEDLASGVLTANFSPDRKYILTGQWNGGLKLWDISTAKEIRSFSGKTITERAFGYSPANNLVLSGTNLWDTTTGNIVTTIQGVDKSYLLLSPDGKNALAKEHKLLFDIRTGKSNVVFPAEQADLSLSKTIFSPEGRYILSDFEGTLKLWDIFNGNIKMTFKAHANFPGTDAIGFSLDGRYIISSGRGMGKEEKATLILWDINSGARIWVVTLDNIVAESLNFSPDGKLILLGDSVNKSPVIYSAADGRKIKVLEHSDFRTRTSCITIFSPDGKYILSSDPYEDNVITLWDIATGKEIKLFGGHRGGVNSLAFTLDARHFLSNSYDGTTRFWDISTGKEIAQFISFTDGEWIVITPEGYFNASPGGAKHLNVRVGNNVYSIDNFYEKFFNPVYVASVLQGKKIEAVADMRKGILPPPDVKITSPEPNKEFSTDTVTITVSAKDTGGGIDEIRLYHNGKAIGEDTRAVKIVPKGNETIKTYTVALVDGLNTFRATAFSKDRTESNPYELIVKLTAPQKDVSMYILAVGINKYKNPALNLNYAEPDARGIVDFFKQKGKGLFKDIEIIEIYNEQATKEGIASKLRQLQNTQPQDVVLIYLAGHGENIEDKWYLIPHELVYPEREDEVKTKGIASDELARYIKDIKAQKILVLVDACKSGAVLVAFRGFEDRKALSQLSRSTGVHIIAASTKDQFAAEVKDLGHGVFTYTLLEGLKGKAAGGSETVTVRKLMGYVEEQLPDITKKYKQEAQYPVVDSRGMDFPLVVAK, encoded by the coding sequence ATGTTTAGATTTATGAGTTTACTGCGCTTTTTAACGGTCGGATTTTGGATTATTCCCATACTGTCAATCACCCCTGTCTCTGCCTCTGAAAAGCTTGCCCCAGCAGGCAGTAAGCAGGTGCCCGAGATTTTTGTGCAGTTGGGGCATTCACAAAGGATAAACACCGTCGCCTTTTCTTCTGATGGTAGATATGCCTTATCTGGTGAAGGCAAAATGATAAAAATTTGGGATGTCATCACGGGGAGAGAGATCAGAACATTGGTTGGCCATGACGCTACAATAAGACATGTTGGTATTTCCCCAGACGGCAAATCGATTATCTCGATTGATGGCGATATTGGTCGGAACACTCTTAAAATTTGGGATATTAATACGGGCAAAGAGATTGAAACGATTCCACTCTCTCAGCCTAATATTGTCTATTCTCTTTCTAAAGATAACAAGTATGTTTTAACAGCGAATCCTGTGAAAGATGATGAAATCAATCTATTAGATGCCATTACCGGAAACAGGATAAAGACTTTTCAAAACCGGGAAAGAAATGTCACTAATAATATTACGCTGTCTCGTAACAACAAATATGCAGCTTCTATTTACGAGAACGGACTTGTAAAAATTTGGGATGCATCTTCCGGCAAATTATTAAGAGAGATAAGGGGAGCACAAAAGATAAAAATCCAAGGCGAAGAGCCAATAGATATTACAGATGATGGCAGATTTGTAATCTTCCCAGAATATGACAATAATTTGAATCAAGAGCTTAAGCTTTTCGATTACAAAAGCGGGAAATTAATCCGGAATATACATAAATACGGGAAAAATGATCCTGCATTTGCAATGTTTTCTCCGGATGGGAAGCATATTCTCTGGGCAGAAAATAATCAGAAAGTCGAGAGATATGTGCTTCATCTCGAAGAGACCACAACCGGCAGAAAAGCCTGGTCATCTGAGGATCTTGCTAGCGGTGTTTTGACAGCAAATTTTTCTCCTGACAGGAAATATATTTTAACCGGCCAGTGGAATGGCGGGCTCAAACTTTGGGATATTTCGACAGCAAAGGAAATACGATCATTTTCCGGAAAGACCATAACAGAGAGGGCATTTGGCTACTCTCCGGCAAATAATCTGGTGCTTTCAGGCACAAATCTCTGGGATACCACAACCGGCAATATCGTAACTACAATTCAGGGTGTAGACAAATCATATCTGTTGCTTTCCCCTGACGGCAAAAATGCATTGGCAAAGGAACACAAACTGCTCTTTGATATTAGAACAGGTAAAAGCAATGTAGTATTTCCAGCGGAGCAGGCAGATTTGAGTCTAAGCAAAACAATCTTTTCTCCCGAAGGCAGATATATCCTGAGTGATTTTGAAGGAACGTTAAAATTATGGGACATCTTTAACGGTAACATTAAAATGACATTTAAAGCCCATGCCAATTTTCCTGGGACAGATGCGATCGGTTTTTCTCTGGACGGCAGATATATAATTTCCAGCGGACGCGGGATGGGAAAAGAAGAAAAAGCTACCTTAATCCTTTGGGATATAAATAGCGGTGCCAGGATTTGGGTCGTTACGTTAGACAATATAGTAGCTGAATCGCTTAATTTTTCTCCCGATGGGAAACTTATCCTTTTAGGAGATTCGGTCAACAAGAGCCCGGTTATTTATAGTGCAGCAGATGGCAGAAAAATAAAGGTATTAGAACATTCTGATTTTAGAACTCGTACAAGTTGCATAACAATATTTTCTCCGGATGGAAAGTATATTTTGTCATCAGACCCCTATGAAGACAATGTCATTACGCTTTGGGATATTGCCACAGGCAAAGAAATTAAACTATTCGGAGGGCATAGAGGCGGGGTGAATTCTCTTGCCTTTACTCTGGACGCCAGACATTTTTTGTCAAACAGCTATGACGGCACGACCCGCTTCTGGGACATTTCCACAGGCAAAGAAATTGCTCAGTTCATTAGCTTTACCGACGGCGAGTGGATTGTCATTACGCCGGAAGGCTATTTCAACGCCTCTCCGGGTGGAGCAAAGCACTTAAATGTTCGTGTTGGCAACAACGTCTATTCCATAGATAATTTTTATGAAAAGTTCTTTAATCCTGTTTATGTGGCCTCTGTATTGCAGGGCAAAAAGATTGAGGCAGTAGCAGATATGAGGAAGGGAATCTTACCTCCTCCTGATGTAAAGATTACCTCCCCTGAACCGAATAAGGAATTCAGCACAGACACCGTGACAATTACGGTTTCCGCAAAGGACACAGGCGGAGGCATTGATGAGATAAGGCTCTATCATAACGGAAAGGCAATAGGCGAAGACACGAGGGCTGTAAAGATTGTTCCAAAGGGAAATGAGACAATAAAGACATACACAGTTGCCCTCGTTGATGGACTTAACACATTCAGGGCAACGGCATTCAGCAAGGACAGGACAGAGTCAAATCCCTACGAACTTATTGTAAAACTTACAGCCCCGCAAAAGGATGTATCCATGTATATCCTTGCAGTAGGCATAAACAAATACAAAAATCCTGCCCTTAACCTTAACTATGCAGAACCAGATGCAAGAGGCATTGTTGATTTTTTTAAACAGAAAGGTAAGGGGCTGTTTAAAGATATTGAGATTATTGAAATTTACAATGAGCAGGCAACAAAGGAGGGGATAGCCTCAAAACTCAGACAATTGCAGAACACCCAGCCGCAGGATGTAGTATTGATATACCTTGCAGGGCATGGAGAGAACATAGAAGATAAATGGTATTTAATTCCCCATGAGCTTGTCTATCCCGAAAGGGAAGACGAAGTTAAAACAAAAGGGATAGCATCAGATGAACTGGCAAGATACATAAAGGACATAAAGGCACAGAAGATACTGGTGCTTGTTGATGCCTGCAAATCAGGGGCTGTGCTTGTGGCATTCAGGGGATTTGAAGACAGGAAGGCACTATCGCAGTTATCAAGGTCAACAGGGGTGCATATAATAGCGGCGTCAACAAAAGACCAGTTTGCAGCAGAAGTGAAGGACCTTGGACATGGGGTATTCACGTATACGCTTCTTGAAGGACTGAAAGGTAAGGCAGCAGGCGGAAGCGAGACAGTGACTGTCCGTAAGCTTATGGGATATGTTGAGGAACAGCTTCCAGATATAACAAAAAAATACAAACAGGAGGCACAGTATCCTGTTGTAGATTCAAGGGGAATGGATTTTCCGCTGGTGGTTGCAAAATAA
- a CDS encoding DUF5615 family PIN-like protein — protein sequence MELKFITDIHISPLTVNELKKNGYDIIRVTDKLPATASDDEIIQLAYQEQAVIITQDLDFFAIIAQSGLNWPSVISLRVANAKPDMITGLLITGVASN from the coding sequence ATGGAATTAAAGTTCATAACAGATATACACATCTCTCCTCTTACCGTTAATGAATTGAAAAAGAACGGGTATGACATTATTCGCGTTACAGATAAACTTCCTGCAACAGCTTCCGACGATGAGATTATTCAACTGGCATATCAGGAACAGGCTGTAATCATTACGCAGGATCTGGATTTTTTTGCAATTATCGCTCAAAGCGGACTTAACTGGCCGAGTGTTATTTCATTGCGTGTCGCTAATGCCAAACCAGATATGATTACAGGACTTCTGATAACAGGTGTTGCCTCGAATTGA
- a CDS encoding caspase family protein, giving the protein MKVFDEMTLPRILVVISLIFLTSCTMATAVPEIYLKQSDIKMELKKDAYGIETLYVSKDGKYMLTGTMGDVLSPKMASMRLWDLTEGKQLLMKPSLSKWIDSVALSPDSRYSAIGGWAIHGWQGNKASVLEIWDIVNGVLLKDFKELRGSIVSGVNFSPDGRYLLATTGNDIHLIDTKTWSIVRTMSSDYQKPPFRPFVPSMPYFSSAVAAFSPDGKFILSGGPDGVVRLWDVETGKEIKQFRGHKRGLMGGVSAVAFTPDGSYALTSGWHDDNVMLLDIKTGDEVRRFSGFESYMSVYVSGLALSPDGKHVLIEGIPLKIWDIQTGKGLTDLSYIWKGMKTASIGKAQYHPNCQYVLFSWSEPAVRIYDIKTGEEIAVLIGFEGGEWLVITSEGYYNASEKGAQYLSVKVGDKKYDMNLFYDVFYRPDIVAAKLRGDDIKDLTTITMQDAIKNPPPVVEISPISPLPASSKVKVCYKVKSTGGGIGEVRLFHNGKLIESDGYYKEAARTATEKTQVAKLDSKAIYEDMRSVKVKEKADISPVTTRTKGDVFNDCKEIDAISGENEISITAFNRDNTVQSYMQTAKFNSTMKPEEPHIYILSIGVDQYKDNSVNLKYAVKDSKDIEERLIKQASTLYKSHNIHYELLTDSNATKANIINKITDLSKNVKPTDSFVLFVAGHGILLQNQYYMLTYEYDGKVSDANMISSNEIVEMSKKIKSLSQLFIFDTCHAGGVDLIVSGLYDARMSVLAKKMGLHIYASASSIQQAMDGYQGNGLFTYTLLDGLNNKKEADRNKDNSISLVELGEYSKTSTTEISKKIGQQQTPLIINFGKDSAVYNLN; this is encoded by the coding sequence ATGAAGGTATTTGACGAAATGACACTGCCGAGAATCCTGGTTGTTATTTCGCTGATTTTTCTTACTTCATGCACAATGGCAACAGCAGTACCAGAGATTTATTTGAAGCAGAGCGATATTAAGATGGAACTCAAGAAAGATGCTTACGGCATAGAGACGTTGTATGTTTCAAAAGATGGAAAATATATGCTAACCGGGACTATGGGGGATGTTTTATCACCAAAGATGGCTTCAATGCGACTATGGGATCTGACCGAGGGAAAGCAGCTTCTGATGAAACCTTCCTTGTCCAAATGGATAGACTCTGTTGCTCTATCTCCTGACAGTAGATATTCTGCGATAGGTGGATGGGCTATACATGGTTGGCAAGGAAATAAGGCAAGTGTTCTTGAAATATGGGATATTGTTAATGGTGTCTTATTGAAAGATTTTAAAGAGTTGCGTGGTTCAATAGTCAGTGGTGTGAATTTTTCTCCTGATGGAAGATATTTGCTTGCCACCACAGGAAATGATATTCATCTAATTGACACAAAAACATGGAGTATAGTCAGGACAATGAGTTCTGATTATCAGAAACCCCCTTTCAGACCATTTGTTCCCTCCATGCCATATTTTTCCTCTGCAGTCGCAGCATTTTCCCCGGATGGGAAGTTCATTCTTTCAGGAGGTCCGGATGGTGTAGTCCGATTGTGGGATGTTGAAACAGGAAAAGAAATAAAGCAGTTCCGTGGACATAAAAGAGGATTAATGGGGGGAGTTAGTGCTGTCGCTTTTACTCCTGACGGCAGTTATGCGCTGACAAGCGGCTGGCACGACGATAATGTCATGCTCTTGGACATCAAGACGGGCGATGAAGTTAGGCGATTTTCAGGATTTGAAAGCTATATGTCTGTGTACGTGTCCGGTCTTGCTCTTTCTCCTGACGGGAAGCATGTATTGATTGAGGGCATTCCACTAAAAATTTGGGATATTCAAACGGGGAAGGGGTTGACAGATCTTAGCTATATATGGAAAGGAATGAAAACTGCGAGTATTGGAAAAGCACAGTATCATCCCAACTGCCAATATGTTTTATTTTCGTGGAGTGAACCTGCAGTGAGAATTTATGATATCAAAACAGGTGAGGAAATAGCAGTGCTTATAGGCTTTGAGGGTGGTGAATGGTTGGTAATTACATCAGAAGGTTACTACAATGCCTCCGAAAAAGGAGCGCAGTATCTGAGCGTGAAGGTAGGTGACAAGAAATACGATATGAACCTTTTCTATGACGTCTTCTACCGCCCGGACATTGTTGCTGCCAAGTTGAGGGGAGATGACATAAAAGACTTAACCACAATCACGATGCAGGATGCAATAAAGAACCCACCGCCTGTTGTTGAGATAAGCCCTATCTCACCCTTGCCAGCTTCTTCAAAAGTAAAAGTCTGTTATAAAGTAAAGAGCACAGGAGGAGGAATAGGAGAAGTCAGGCTCTTTCATAACGGGAAACTCATAGAATCAGACGGATACTACAAAGAAGCAGCCAGAACAGCTACAGAAAAGACCCAGGTTGCAAAACTCGACAGCAAGGCAATCTACGAAGACATGAGAAGCGTAAAGGTAAAAGAAAAGGCTGACATTAGCCCTGTAACAACCAGGACAAAAGGGGATGTTTTTAATGACTGTAAGGAGATAGATGCAATATCAGGGGAAAACGAGATAAGCATAACAGCATTCAACAGAGATAACACAGTCCAGAGCTACATGCAGACAGCAAAATTCAACTCAACAATGAAACCTGAAGAACCGCACATCTACATCCTTTCAATAGGTGTAGACCAATATAAAGATAACAGCGTAAACCTCAAATACGCAGTAAAAGACTCAAAAGACATAGAAGAAAGGTTGATAAAACAGGCATCAACATTATACAAGTCCCACAACATCCACTACGAACTACTTACAGACAGCAATGCCACAAAGGCAAATATAATCAACAAAATCACTGACCTTTCAAAAAATGTAAAGCCGACCGACAGCTTTGTCCTTTTCGTTGCAGGGCATGGGATATTACTTCAGAACCAGTACTACATGCTCACATATGAATATGACGGAAAAGTAAGCGACGCGAATATGATAAGCTCAAATGAAATTGTGGAGATGTCGAAGAAGATAAAGTCCTTATCACAACTCTTTATCTTTGACACATGCCATGCAGGAGGTGTGGACTTAATTGTGAGTGGACTGTATGATGCCCGCATGTCTGTATTGGCAAAAAAGATGGGGCTTCACATATATGCATCAGCTAGCTCAATCCAGCAGGCAATGGACGGATACCAGGGGAACGGGTTATTCACATACACACTTCTTGACGGACTGAACAACAAAAAAGAGGCAGACAGGAACAAAGACAACAGTATAAGCCTTGTTGAGCTTGGAGAATACTCAAAGACATCAACAACAGAGATATCAAAGAAGATAGGGCAACAGCAGACGCCGCTTATTATCAATTTCGGGAAGGACAGTGCTGTGTATAATTTAAACTAA
- a CDS encoding DNA polymerase III subunit beta, whose protein sequence is MAFDPSKIDKIVQLARTYGATRLILFGSAIDAPQAARDIDLACDGVPGWKLFELAAKIEDELDIPLDIIPLTPATRFTQNIEKRGKVLL, encoded by the coding sequence ATGGCTTTCGATCCATCCAAAATTGATAAAATAGTTCAGCTTGCAAGGACCTATGGCGCAACACGGCTGATCCTTTTCGGCAGTGCCATAGACGCACCCCAGGCAGCCCGTGACATCGATCTCGCTTGTGACGGTGTTCCGGGATGGAAGCTCTTTGAACTGGCAGCAAAGATTGAAGACGAATTGGACATTCCTCTTGATATCATTCCCCTGACTCCTGCCACACGTTTCACACAGAACATCGAGAAAAGGGGTAAGGTACTCCTATGA
- a CDS encoding DUF433 domain-containing protein: MTRPFNRITINSEVCMGQPTIRGMLITVAFVLKLLASGMTHEEVLKAYPELEREDILQTIEYAAWLAGEYHHPIHAYAE, from the coding sequence ATGACTCGGCCATTCAATCGTATAACCATAAATTCAGAAGTCTGCATGGGGCAGCCCACGATAAGGGGAATGCTTATTACTGTTGCCTTTGTGCTAAAATTGCTTGCCTCTGGCATGACCCATGAGGAAGTCCTGAAGGCATATCCGGAACTCGAGAGAGAAGACATTCTTCAAACTATTGAGTATGCAGCGTGGCTTGCAGGGGAGTATCATCATCCTATTCATGCTTATGCTGAGTAA
- a CDS encoding caspase family protein → MYKTKYVLKRLLLSFAIIACSGNAFAAEKSDHERISQGTDTEGSAQVFVQLGHTGGIKSVTFSPDGRYALSGSTDHTLKLWEISTGREMRTFTGHTNNVASVAFSPDGRYALSGSEDKTLKLWDIATWRAIRTFKGHSKEVNSAVFSADGRYILSSSEDGTVKLWDASTGKEIRTFTYVGEEIVRQPDGRLERIKVTGTRSRESAIFSPDMKYVLSGGREGIKLWDIETGKEIIRQFVGSGIAVSPDGKYVLSLLFKTLKLWDIGTGKEIWTSVELPNYIQSIAFSPDSKYALSGDQGGAVKLWDISTGREIRTFTGHLPLVASVAFSPDGRYALSGSMNDRAIKIWDVEAGKEIKNLGRQVYGVSSISFSKDGRYVLAGNGTNLCLWDVLSGIKIRTFSGHQETVYSAALSPDDRYAASGGEDKTLKLWDVSTGTEKKTLMGHTDRILSVAFSPDGRYVLSGGPDNTLRLWEVATGKVARTILGSGSKGQFTEAVFLPNGRFVMSSYMDLSSAFNPVTTLRLFDISAGKQVKFISPGAFGMSVSPDGRYVFSNMFQLVEIDSGQAVRNFSPKGYAAKSAFSQDGNYLLTTGEKNLLLWDVATGGKIREFKGHIDNTYPASFSPADSRYVVSGGSDGTIRLWNIHTGGEIARFVGFIDGEWIVITPEGYYNSSVNGDKHLNVRIGNNVYGIDQYRSAFYKPQIVEAALRLGDTQKAIAETIGVDKEKPAVTVASIQNIEPPFIVIKSPEDGKKMSSSDAEVSLYIEDRNQTIRNVKVYVNGRQVTGSEASPRLVGARNDIRGIKITHKGIEVPEGKKTLDLKIPVHLETGENLIEVMAFNGFSEGRKSIRIYLEVAGQASRLSEAILPNLWILSIGINKYQDKNLTPLSYAVADAEGVVEAFKSQKGKLFREVNNLIMNDNSPIKPTRDNITDNLDYVKKAGHNDVVILFIAGHGINDDSGEFYFLPSDAVISEDGSIKKSKAISWRDIKAILDIPAKKIIFADTCHSEGVSGKKTRGVDNDRFVKELQEANAVIFTSSRGRELSQESDKWRHGAFTYALIEGIKGKANLIKDNKISMKELDTYVSETVPQLTNGAQHPITNTPDGYVNFPVAVVE, encoded by the coding sequence ATGTATAAAACGAAGTATGTTTTAAAGAGATTACTGCTATCCTTTGCCATTATTGCTTGTTCAGGCAATGCCTTTGCTGCTGAAAAGTCTGACCATGAGCGTATCAGTCAGGGGACTGATACTGAAGGTTCAGCACAAGTTTTTGTGCAACTGGGGCATACAGGTGGTATTAAATCTGTAACCTTTTCTCCTGATGGGAGGTATGCATTATCTGGGAGTACAGATCACACCCTCAAGCTCTGGGAGATTTCAACAGGCAGGGAGATGAGGACATTTACAGGACATACCAATAATGTTGCCTCCGTTGCATTTTCTCCTGATGGGAGGTATGCATTGTCAGGGAGTGAAGATAAAACCCTTAAGCTCTGGGATATTGCAACATGGAGGGCGATAAGGACATTCAAGGGACATTCAAAAGAGGTAAATTCTGCAGTTTTTTCAGCAGATGGAAGATATATCCTTTCAAGCAGTGAAGATGGAACCGTTAAGTTATGGGATGCTTCTACGGGTAAGGAAATTAGAACATTTACCTATGTCGGAGAAGAAATTGTTAGACAACCAGACGGTCGGCTTGAGAGGATAAAAGTTACCGGTACCAGAAGTAGAGAATCGGCGATATTTTCTCCGGATATGAAATATGTGTTATCAGGAGGTAGAGAGGGGATTAAGCTATGGGATATTGAAACAGGAAAAGAGATAATAAGGCAATTTGTAGGTTCAGGGATAGCCGTTTCTCCTGATGGCAAATATGTCCTTTCATTACTCTTTAAAACCCTCAAACTCTGGGATATTGGGACAGGAAAAGAAATCTGGACATCCGTAGAGCTTCCAAACTATATCCAATCCATTGCCTTTTCCCCAGATAGTAAGTATGCATTATCAGGTGACCAGGGTGGTGCGGTGAAGCTCTGGGATATTTCGACTGGAAGAGAAATAAGGACTTTCACTGGACATTTGCCTCTTGTTGCCTCGGTAGCTTTTTCTCCTGACGGAAGATATGCCCTGTCAGGAAGCATGAATGATAGGGCCATAAAGATATGGGATGTAGAGGCAGGGAAAGAAATAAAAAACTTGGGGAGGCAGGTATATGGAGTTTCAAGTATAAGTTTCTCAAAGGATGGGAGATATGTTCTTGCCGGCAATGGGACGAATCTCTGTTTATGGGATGTTTTATCCGGCATAAAAATAAGGACATTTTCAGGACATCAGGAAACAGTCTATTCAGCAGCCTTGTCACCTGATGACAGATACGCGGCATCCGGAGGCGAAGATAAAACCCTTAAACTCTGGGATGTTTCAACTGGCACGGAGAAAAAAACACTTATGGGACACACTGATAGAATTCTCTCCGTTGCCTTTTCACCTGATGGCAGATATGTTCTGTCAGGAGGTCCCGATAATACCCTGCGGTTATGGGAGGTTGCCACGGGAAAGGTGGCTCGGACTATCTTAGGGTCTGGTTCAAAGGGACAATTTACTGAAGCTGTTTTTTTGCCAAATGGAAGGTTTGTTATGAGCAGCTATATGGACTTAAGTAGTGCATTTAACCCTGTTACGACCTTAAGACTATTTGATATATCTGCCGGAAAGCAAGTCAAGTTCATTTCTCCTGGTGCATTTGGCATGTCTGTATCCCCTGACGGCAGGTACGTGTTTTCAAATATGTTTCAACTTGTTGAGATTGACTCTGGTCAAGCTGTTCGCAATTTTTCCCCAAAAGGGTATGCTGCAAAGAGCGCCTTCTCTCAGGACGGTAATTATCTCCTCACAACAGGTGAAAAAAATCTTCTGCTCTGGGATGTGGCAACCGGAGGAAAGATAAGAGAATTCAAGGGACATATAGATAATACTTATCCTGCAAGCTTTTCACCTGCTGACTCCAGATACGTTGTCTCCGGAGGCTCTGATGGTACAATTAGACTCTGGAATATTCATACAGGCGGGGAGATTGCCCGTTTTGTAGGTTTTATTGACGGTGAATGGATTGTCATCACCCCTGAAGGCTATTACAACTCCTCTGTCAATGGAGATAAGCATCTCAATGTCCGCATCGGCAATAACGTCTATGGCATAGACCAGTATCGTTCAGCGTTCTATAAACCTCAGATAGTTGAGGCAGCATTAAGGCTTGGTGATACACAGAAGGCGATTGCAGAAACCATCGGGGTTGATAAAGAAAAGCCCGCTGTTACAGTTGCTTCAATTCAGAACATAGAGCCCCCGTTCATTGTTATTAAATCCCCTGAAGACGGAAAAAAGATGAGTTCAAGTGATGCTGAAGTCTCCCTTTATATTGAAGACAGAAATCAGACGATAAGGAATGTAAAGGTGTATGTTAATGGAAGGCAGGTTACAGGCAGTGAGGCTTCGCCCCGACTTGTCGGGGCTCGCAATGACATCAGGGGGATTAAAATCACTCACAAAGGTATAGAAGTGCCAGAAGGCAAAAAGACCCTGGATTTAAAAATACCTGTTCATCTTGAGACAGGAGAGAATCTGATAGAGGTTATGGCATTCAATGGCTTTTCCGAAGGAAGGAAATCTATCCGTATATATCTTGAAGTGGCAGGACAGGCGTCCCGCCTGTCAGAGGCAATCCTCCCTAACCTTTGGATACTCTCCATAGGAATAAACAAATATCAGGACAAGAACCTAACCCCGCTCTCTTATGCAGTTGCTGATGCAGAGGGTGTTGTTGAAGCATTCAAATCTCAAAAGGGGAAGCTATTCAGAGAGGTAAACAACCTCATCATGAATGACAACAGCCCCATAAAGCCGACCCGTGACAATATTACTGACAACCTCGATTATGTGAAAAAGGCAGGACATAATGATGTTGTCATATTATTCATTGCGGGTCATGGGATAAATGACGACAGCGGAGAGTTCTATTTCCTTCCTTCTGATGCTGTCATATCAGAGGACGGCTCTATAAAGAAGTCAAAGGCTATCTCATGGAGGGATATAAAGGCGATACTGGATATACCTGCAAAGAAGATTATCTTTGCCGACACCTGCCATTCAGAGGGGGTGAGTGGTAAAAAGACCAGGGGTGTTGACAATGACCGTTTTGTAAAGGAGCTTCAGGAAGCGAATGCGGTTATATTTACATCAAGCAGGGGAAGAGAGTTGTCTCAGGAATCGGATAAATGGAGACATGGCGCTTTTACCTATGCCCTGATAGAAGGGATAAAAGGAAAGGCGAATCTTATAAAGGATAATAAGATTTCCATGAAGGAGCTGGATACCTATGTATCAGAGACAGTGCCTCAACTGACAAACGGCGCCCAGCACCCGATTACAAATACCCCTGATGGTTATGTGAATTTCCCTGTAGCGGTGGTGGAATAA